In a single window of the Amycolatopsis sp. cg5 genome:
- a CDS encoding PadR family transcriptional regulator → MSITNTLLGLLESGPKYGYDLKRLYDERFQQDRPLHYGQVYSTLSRLLRNGLVEEMGIEPGDGPDRKRYAITDAGVTNVEDWLSTPENPALYLQNTLYTKVVLALLSERSATDVLDAQRAAHLRAMRELTTRKTDGDLADQLICDHALFHLEADLRWLELTAARLTDLAGQLKS, encoded by the coding sequence ATGTCGATCACCAACACGTTGCTCGGCCTGCTCGAAAGCGGGCCGAAATACGGCTACGACCTCAAGCGGCTTTACGACGAGCGCTTCCAGCAGGACCGCCCGCTGCACTACGGGCAGGTCTACTCGACGCTGTCCAGGCTGCTGCGCAACGGCCTCGTCGAAGAGATGGGGATCGAGCCGGGCGACGGCCCCGACCGCAAGCGGTACGCGATCACCGACGCGGGCGTCACCAACGTCGAAGACTGGCTGAGCACCCCGGAGAACCCGGCGCTGTACCTGCAGAACACCTTGTACACCAAGGTGGTTCTCGCGCTGCTGTCCGAGCGCAGCGCCACCGACGTGCTCGACGCGCAGCGTGCCGCGCACCTGCGCGCCATGCGGGAGCTGACCACGCGCAAGACCGACGGCGACCTGGCCGATCAGCTCATTTGCGACCACGCGCTGTTCCACCTCGAGGCGGACCTGCGCTGGCTCGAGCTGACCGCCGCGAGGCTGACCGACCTGGCCGGGCAGCTGAAGTCATGA
- a CDS encoding FKBP-type peptidyl-prolyl cis-trans isomerase, with protein MRTFAKITVAVAGVLALAACGDKGQDVAAQSTPTKTPAPPSVGVPAGGQTASKGRECTADDIKTTGKFGEAPKITIPDNCDPPKKLLAVDLSKGDGPAAKNGSELEMNYSLVTWSDKKKLDSSFDRGDTFKLTLGGGRVIKGWDQGLVGIKQGTRQLLVIPPDLGYGEGGQGIQPNETLVFVVDAVKVGDPTAP; from the coding sequence ATGCGCACATTCGCCAAGATCACGGTCGCCGTCGCGGGCGTCCTGGCCCTCGCCGCCTGCGGCGACAAGGGCCAGGACGTGGCCGCCCAGTCCACGCCCACGAAGACCCCCGCCCCGCCCAGCGTCGGCGTGCCCGCCGGCGGGCAGACCGCGAGCAAGGGCCGGGAGTGCACGGCGGACGACATCAAGACGACCGGCAAGTTCGGCGAAGCGCCGAAGATCACCATCCCCGACAACTGCGACCCGCCCAAGAAGCTGCTGGCGGTCGACCTGTCCAAGGGTGACGGTCCCGCCGCCAAGAACGGCAGCGAGCTGGAGATGAACTACTCGCTCGTCACCTGGTCCGACAAGAAGAAGCTGGACAGCTCCTTCGACCGCGGCGACACGTTCAAGCTGACGCTCGGCGGCGGCCGCGTCATCAAGGGCTGGGACCAGGGCCTCGTCGGCATCAAGCAGGGCACCCGCCAGCTCCTGGTGATCCCGCCCGACCTCGGCTACGGCGAAGGCGGCCAGGGCATCCAGCCGAACGAGACGCTGGTCTTCGTCGTCGACGCGGTCAAGGTCGGCGACCCCACCGCACCCTGA
- a CDS encoding FtsX-like permease family protein — protein sequence MTRRSGAWAGDLALGIRLAVGGGRTSGTGVARLLLGTIGIAMAVTVLFFAASADHAISEREARTRASAAVNTPLDGVAPLTMHDGNTSFRERRIAVRYVHPSGPTSPVPPGLDRIPAPGEQVLSPALADLLRSGDGALLRPRFTGQGTATIGMAGLANPDDLRAYIGADASLTGSPVYAFGSPAPPDSLDPKLLALLLIGIVSLLAPVFVFVATSARVAGAERDQRLAALRLAGSDLPQVRRIAAAESLVTAACGLALGTGAFLLLRQFAPAVRVRNGSLFTSDVTPPWPLVVVVVLAVPALSVLSALVALRGTAIEPLGVVRRAKPVRRRLWWRLVPIGFGVTPLVTLSLRDGSRLTTVAIGAGVACLLIGVSAILPWLLERAVARFEGGRPSFQLAVRRLQLDSGTPARVVAGLAVVLAGAIAVQSLLTGQAKEFDPGPLPARTTTDLMLSADEQAAPGALAALAKLPGLGTPYLIRQVHLRGADPNRIETVSIADCATWRAVAGIEECRDGAVYRDSSVDSTVRSGQSYAVTYFGDQELSIGSWTAPDFAQAMRPQNSGGPYFSGIMATPGAMTGVDLRPVWGSGTIRATSGDPDFAEHARNALAPFTWHISLYVPVPPFQLNPTQQAYLAIRAGLLAAAVFTLLLAGVSLLVLGLEQVRERRRTIGMLAATGVPVRVLARSVVWQNAIPLALAIFIAVPAGLGLSALAARLTGTTFVVDWQAVGVLSAAAAALVLLVTAVTLPSLRGAARLASVRTE from the coding sequence ATGACCCGTCGTTCCGGCGCCTGGGCAGGCGACCTGGCACTGGGGATCCGGCTGGCCGTCGGGGGCGGCCGGACCTCCGGTACCGGGGTCGCCCGGCTGCTGCTCGGCACGATCGGCATCGCCATGGCCGTCACCGTGCTGTTCTTCGCGGCTTCGGCCGACCACGCGATTTCGGAGCGCGAGGCCAGGACACGGGCCAGCGCGGCGGTCAACACGCCGCTCGACGGCGTCGCACCGCTCACCATGCACGACGGGAACACCTCGTTCCGGGAACGCCGGATCGCCGTCCGCTACGTGCACCCGAGCGGGCCGACCTCGCCGGTGCCGCCGGGCCTTGACCGGATTCCGGCGCCGGGGGAGCAGGTCCTTTCCCCGGCGCTGGCCGACTTGCTGCGATCCGGCGACGGCGCGCTGCTGCGGCCGCGGTTCACCGGACAGGGGACCGCGACCATCGGCATGGCGGGCCTGGCCAACCCGGACGACCTGCGCGCGTACATCGGCGCGGACGCGTCGTTGACGGGAAGCCCGGTGTACGCCTTCGGCTCGCCCGCACCACCGGACAGCCTCGACCCCAAGCTGCTCGCCTTGCTGCTGATCGGCATCGTGTCGCTGCTGGCGCCGGTGTTCGTCTTCGTGGCGACCTCCGCGCGGGTGGCGGGCGCCGAGCGGGACCAGCGGCTCGCCGCGCTGCGGCTGGCGGGCTCCGACCTGCCGCAGGTGCGCCGGATCGCCGCCGCCGAGTCACTGGTGACCGCGGCCTGCGGGCTGGCGCTCGGCACCGGCGCGTTCCTCCTGCTGCGGCAGTTCGCGCCCGCCGTGCGGGTGCGTAACGGAAGCCTGTTCACCAGTGACGTCACGCCGCCGTGGCCGCTGGTGGTCGTGGTCGTGCTGGCGGTGCCCGCGTTGTCGGTGCTGAGCGCGCTGGTCGCGTTGCGTGGCACCGCGATCGAGCCGCTCGGGGTCGTCCGGCGGGCGAAGCCGGTGCGCCGGCGGCTCTGGTGGCGGCTGGTCCCGATCGGATTCGGGGTGACGCCGCTGGTCACGTTGTCGCTGCGGGACGGTTCGCGGCTCACCACGGTGGCGATCGGCGCCGGAGTCGCGTGCCTGCTCATCGGGGTGTCGGCGATCCTCCCGTGGCTGCTGGAACGCGCGGTCGCCCGGTTCGAGGGTGGACGGCCGTCGTTCCAGCTCGCGGTACGGCGCCTGCAGCTCGACAGCGGGACCCCCGCGCGCGTCGTCGCCGGTCTCGCGGTGGTGCTCGCCGGCGCGATCGCGGTGCAGTCGCTGCTGACCGGGCAGGCCAAGGAGTTCGATCCCGGTCCGCTGCCCGCGCGGACGACCACGGACCTCATGCTGAGCGCTGACGAGCAGGCGGCGCCCGGCGCGCTGGCCGCGCTGGCGAAGCTACCGGGGCTCGGCACGCCGTATCTCATCCGCCAAGTGCACCTGCGCGGCGCGGATCCGAACCGGATCGAGACCGTCAGCATCGCCGACTGCGCCACCTGGCGCGCGGTCGCCGGGATCGAGGAGTGCCGGGACGGCGCCGTGTATCGCGACTCCAGCGTGGATTCGACGGTCCGATCAGGACAGTCGTACGCGGTCACGTATTTCGGCGACCAGGAGTTGTCGATCGGCAGCTGGACAGCCCCGGACTTCGCGCAGGCCATGCGGCCGCAGAACAGTGGCGGGCCCTACTTCTCGGGCATCATGGCGACACCTGGCGCGATGACGGGCGTCGACCTGCGGCCGGTGTGGGGGAGCGGGACCATCAGGGCGACCTCGGGCGATCCGGACTTCGCCGAGCACGCGCGCAACGCGCTCGCGCCGTTCACCTGGCACATCTCGCTTTATGTGCCTGTCCCGCCGTTCCAGCTCAACCCGACCCAGCAGGCGTACCTCGCGATCCGCGCCGGCTTGCTCGCGGCGGCGGTGTTCACCCTCCTGCTGGCCGGGGTGAGCTTGCTGGTGCTCGGGCTGGAGCAGGTGCGCGAACGCCGCCGCACCATCGGGATGCTCGCCGCGACCGGGGTTCCGGTGCGGGTGCTGGCCAGGTCGGTGGTGTGGCAGAACGCGATCCCGCTCGCGCTGGCCATCTTCATCGCGGTGCCCGCCGGGCTCGGCCTGTCCGCGCTCGCCGCCCGGCTCACCGGCACGACCTTCGTCGTGGACTGGCAGGCGGTGGGCGTGCTCAGCGCCGCGGCGGCCGCGCTCGTGCTGCTGGTGACGGCCGTGACCCTGCCGTCGCTGCGCGGCGCGGCCCGCCTGGCGTCGGTGCGGACCGAGTAG
- a CDS encoding ABC transporter ATP-binding protein: MTILEEPLLSGIDLHKSFGQTKALDGAGMDLQPGEVVAVMGPSGSGKSTLLHCLAGIVQPDAGEVRYQGATLSAMGDRERSALRRTEFGFVFQFGQLVPELTCLENVALPLRLDGAKRRPAERLAQEWLERVGVGEIAAKRPGEVSGGQGQRAAVARALVTRPKVVFADEPTGALDSLNGERVMRLLVDAAKQTGAAVLLVTHEARVAAYSDREIVVRDGKSRQIGLAGAPR, translated from the coding sequence ATGACCATCCTCGAAGAGCCGCTGCTCAGCGGCATCGACCTGCACAAGTCGTTCGGGCAGACCAAGGCGCTCGACGGCGCCGGGATGGACTTGCAGCCTGGCGAGGTGGTCGCCGTGATGGGGCCGTCCGGATCCGGGAAGTCGACCCTGCTGCACTGCCTCGCCGGGATCGTCCAGCCCGACGCGGGCGAGGTCCGCTACCAGGGCGCCACGCTCTCGGCGATGGGCGATCGCGAGCGCAGTGCGTTGCGGCGCACCGAGTTCGGCTTCGTCTTCCAGTTCGGTCAGCTCGTGCCCGAGCTGACCTGCCTGGAGAACGTGGCGCTGCCGCTGCGGCTCGACGGCGCCAAGCGGCGCCCCGCCGAACGGCTCGCCCAGGAGTGGCTGGAGCGGGTGGGCGTCGGCGAGATCGCGGCCAAGCGGCCCGGCGAGGTCTCCGGCGGGCAGGGGCAGCGCGCCGCCGTCGCGCGTGCGCTGGTGACCAGGCCCAAGGTGGTGTTCGCCGACGAGCCGACCGGCGCGCTGGACTCGCTCAACGGAGAGCGCGTGATGCGCCTGCTGGTCGACGCGGCGAAGCAGACCGGCGCGGCCGTGCTGCTGGTCACCCACGAGGCGCGGGTCGCGGCCTACTCCGACCGCGAAATCGTGGTGCGGGACGGGAAATCACGGCAGATCGGGCTCGCGGGAGCGCCGCGATGA
- a CDS encoding GNAT family N-acetyltransferase, producing MNVPDDVRLTGEDLILREWTEDDLPAMAALFDDPAVARFTPLVTPFDDQAATAYLAKARRGRAEGKRLHLAITEDGEKPLGEVLMFHGKDGDTPGLELGYSVGSAYRGRKLAARALRVLTAYARELGFDDLELVIEAENPGSQGVARSAGYHLTDSPPLPLTEKGREITLYRWVHRP from the coding sequence GTGAACGTCCCCGACGACGTCCGGCTGACCGGCGAAGACCTGATCCTGCGCGAGTGGACCGAAGACGACCTGCCCGCGATGGCCGCGTTGTTCGACGACCCGGCGGTCGCCCGCTTCACCCCGCTGGTGACGCCGTTCGACGACCAGGCGGCCACGGCGTATCTGGCGAAGGCACGCCGCGGCCGCGCGGAGGGCAAGCGGCTGCATCTGGCGATCACCGAAGACGGCGAAAAGCCGCTCGGTGAGGTGCTGATGTTCCACGGCAAGGACGGCGACACGCCTGGCCTGGAGCTCGGCTACTCCGTCGGGTCCGCCTACCGCGGCCGCAAGCTCGCCGCGCGGGCGCTGCGGGTGCTGACCGCGTACGCCAGGGAACTCGGCTTCGACGACCTCGAGCTGGTGATCGAAGCCGAGAATCCCGGCAGCCAGGGCGTCGCGCGCTCGGCGGGCTATCACCTCACCGACAGCCCGCCGCTGCCGCTGACCGAGAAAGGCCGCGAAATCACCCTGTACCGCTGGGTGCACCGGCCGTAG
- a CDS encoding quinone oxidoreductase: MPTAIQVRQTGGPEVLEVAEVEIGAPGPREILVDVAAAGVNYIDTYHRAGIYPIPTPFGLGLEGAGTVNAVGSEVTEFAPGDQVAWQGTFGSYAQQVLVSADVAVRVPDGVSLDVAAATLLQGITAHYLVRSTYEVKVGDSVLVHAAAGGVGLLLTQLAKAQGARVIGTVSTEEKEKLAREAGADEVIRYDQVDFAEEVKKLTGGEGVHVVYDGVGKSTVDGSLASLRVRGFFVLFGAASGPVPPLDPQRLNAGGSLYLTRPTSAHYTRTREELDWRADELFSAIKDGSLSIRIGGRYPLTDAARAHEDLQGRRTTGKLLLIP; the protein is encoded by the coding sequence ATGCCCACAGCGATCCAGGTCCGGCAGACCGGCGGCCCGGAGGTGCTCGAAGTCGCCGAGGTCGAGATCGGCGCACCCGGTCCGCGCGAGATCCTGGTCGACGTGGCCGCGGCAGGCGTCAACTACATCGACACCTACCACCGCGCGGGGATCTACCCGATCCCGACGCCGTTCGGGCTGGGCCTGGAAGGCGCGGGCACGGTCAACGCCGTCGGCAGCGAGGTGACCGAGTTCGCGCCGGGTGACCAGGTCGCCTGGCAGGGCACCTTCGGCAGCTACGCGCAGCAGGTGCTGGTCTCCGCCGACGTCGCGGTCCGGGTGCCGGACGGCGTCTCGCTCGATGTCGCCGCCGCGACGCTGCTGCAGGGCATCACCGCGCACTACCTGGTCCGGTCGACCTACGAGGTGAAGGTCGGCGACAGCGTCCTCGTGCACGCGGCCGCCGGCGGCGTCGGGCTGCTGCTCACCCAGCTCGCGAAGGCGCAGGGCGCGCGCGTGATCGGCACGGTTTCGACCGAGGAGAAGGAAAAACTGGCCCGCGAGGCAGGCGCGGACGAGGTGATCCGCTACGACCAGGTCGATTTCGCCGAAGAGGTCAAGAAACTGACCGGCGGCGAGGGCGTGCACGTGGTCTACGACGGCGTCGGCAAGTCCACTGTGGACGGAAGCCTGGCGAGCCTGCGCGTGCGCGGCTTCTTCGTTCTGTTCGGCGCGGCAAGCGGTCCCGTTCCCCCGCTGGACCCGCAGCGGCTCAACGCAGGCGGCTCGCTTTACCTGACCAGGCCGACCTCGGCGCACTACACGCGCACCCGCGAAGAGCTCGACTGGCGCGCCGACGAACTGTTCTCGGCCATCAAGGACGGCTCGCTCTCGATCCGCATCGGCGGCCGCTATCCGCTCACCGACGCCGCCCGCGCGCACGAGGACCTCCAGGGCCGTCGCACCACCGGCAAGCTGCTCCTGATCCCGTGA
- a CDS encoding heme A synthase: protein MLRNLVARLPLPSRRVQRAVAIAAVVAQGGIGVTGSVVRVTGSGLGCPTWPQCVGGSIVPEAHPEYAALNQWIEFSNRMLTGVVILVAALCVITAWRVQIDQPQRKRLVKLAWAMPGGVVLQAVVGGMTVLAKLEWWTVAIHFLVSTPLVWMAVLLLHAFNEGDEEPRWLAPKSTLTALVVAMWAVLVAGTTVTGAGPHGGGPDTHRLNAPIETLAQVHGGLLVVYLIVLAVFGMQLMRQDTPKTLWKRYALVWVIAVAQGGLGSLQYALGVPEALVSFHVLGSALVIIVTASLWCAARDRGPVTVNTPAAPEVATAA, encoded by the coding sequence GTGCTCCGGAACCTGGTTGCCCGTCTGCCCCTTCCTTCGCGGCGCGTGCAGCGCGCGGTGGCCATCGCGGCCGTGGTGGCGCAGGGAGGTATCGGGGTCACCGGGTCCGTGGTGCGGGTGACCGGGTCGGGGCTCGGGTGCCCGACGTGGCCGCAGTGTGTCGGCGGGAGCATCGTGCCCGAGGCGCATCCCGAGTACGCCGCGCTGAACCAATGGATCGAGTTCAGCAACCGGATGCTGACCGGGGTCGTCATCCTGGTCGCCGCGCTGTGCGTGATCACCGCCTGGCGGGTGCAGATCGACCAGCCGCAACGGAAACGTCTCGTCAAGCTCGCGTGGGCGATGCCCGGCGGGGTCGTGCTGCAGGCCGTCGTCGGTGGCATGACCGTGCTCGCGAAGCTCGAATGGTGGACGGTCGCGATCCACTTCCTGGTCTCCACTCCCCTCGTCTGGATGGCCGTCCTGCTGCTGCACGCCTTCAACGAGGGCGACGAGGAACCGCGCTGGCTCGCCCCGAAGTCGACCCTCACGGCGCTCGTCGTCGCGATGTGGGCGGTGCTCGTCGCGGGCACGACCGTCACCGGGGCCGGGCCGCACGGCGGCGGGCCGGACACGCACCGGCTCAACGCGCCGATCGAGACGCTCGCGCAGGTGCACGGCGGGCTGCTCGTGGTCTACCTGATCGTCCTCGCCGTCTTCGGCATGCAGCTGATGCGCCAGGACACGCCCAAGACGCTCTGGAAGCGCTACGCACTCGTCTGGGTGATCGCGGTCGCGCAGGGCGGGCTCGGGTCGCTGCAGTACGCGCTCGGGGTGCCGGAGGCGCTCGTGTCGTTCCACGTGCTGGGCTCGGCGCTGGTCATCATCGTGACCGCGTCGCTGTGGTGCGCCGCGCGGGACCGGGGACCGGTCACGGTGAATACGCCTGCCGCACCTGAGGTCGCAACCGCCGCGTAA
- a CDS encoding IS4 family transposase, with product MPDTVSAFAPGHLGALTDYVPPQVIDEILAQTRRTQRRVRLLPARVVVYFVLALTLFPGRGYGGVFDTMTSGLDIAVRSPGAAALRAARARLGVAPLRALWDWACGPVATRADARAWYRGWRLLAWDGTTLDVPDTEDNARLFGLAGGKAGPSGYRKLQLLGLVECGTRAFLGAVFSSTANGETTLATRLLDKLTPGVLLLGDRNFYTWPLWHAAATTGADLLWRATSNANLPSDQTCPDGSYLSRFPNRKHYRHQPDPRPVRVITAMITITTADGNTRHEHYQLITTILDHHAAPAADLIDLYLRRWDIERAFYSWKVLQKGPGRVLRSRTHTGIEQEVYAYLTTYQLLRRFAQDSADTADVDINRVSFTLALTTITDSIISHRGATPDHRHTHATHRATRRLNPQHHRSRQCPRARKRPTSPFPSKRPGTPPSQKVTYTTTVLTPHPTP from the coding sequence ATGCCCGACACCGTGTCCGCGTTCGCACCTGGGCATCTGGGTGCGTTGACCGATTACGTTCCGCCGCAGGTCATCGATGAGATTCTTGCCCAGACCCGCCGAACCCAGCGGCGGGTGCGGTTGCTGCCCGCCCGTGTGGTGGTGTATTTCGTGCTGGCGCTGACGTTGTTTCCCGGCCGGGGATACGGCGGAGTGTTCGACACGATGACCTCGGGACTGGACATCGCGGTCCGGTCGCCGGGTGCCGCGGCGCTGCGGGCAGCGCGTGCCCGCCTCGGGGTGGCGCCGCTGCGAGCGTTGTGGGACTGGGCCTGCGGCCCGGTCGCCACCCGCGCCGACGCTCGGGCCTGGTACCGGGGCTGGCGGCTGCTCGCCTGGGACGGCACCACTCTGGACGTGCCCGACACCGAGGACAACGCCCGCCTGTTCGGGCTCGCGGGCGGGAAAGCCGGCCCGTCCGGCTACCGCAAACTTCAGCTGCTGGGCCTGGTGGAATGCGGCACCCGCGCGTTCCTCGGCGCTGTGTTCTCCAGCACCGCGAACGGGGAAACCACCCTCGCCACACGGTTGCTGGACAAACTCACCCCCGGCGTCCTGCTGCTGGGCGACCGCAACTTCTACACATGGCCGCTCTGGCACGCCGCGGCCACGACCGGAGCGGACCTGTTGTGGCGCGCCACATCCAACGCCAACCTGCCTAGCGACCAGACATGCCCCGACGGCTCCTACCTGTCCCGGTTCCCGAACCGCAAGCATTACCGCCACCAGCCGGACCCACGGCCGGTGCGCGTGATCACCGCGATGATCACCATCACCACCGCCGACGGCAACACCCGCCACGAGCACTACCAGCTGATCACCACCATCCTCGACCACCACGCCGCACCCGCCGCGGACCTGATCGACCTCTACCTGCGCCGCTGGGACATCGAACGCGCCTTCTACTCCTGGAAAGTGCTGCAAAAAGGCCCCGGACGGGTCCTGCGCTCACGCACCCACACCGGGATCGAGCAAGAGGTCTACGCCTACCTGACCACCTACCAACTGCTACGGCGCTTCGCCCAGGACAGCGCCGACACCGCCGACGTCGACATCAACCGCGTGTCCTTCACCCTCGCGCTGACCACCATCACCGACAGCATCATCAGCCACCGCGGAGCCACCCCCGACCACCGCCACACACACGCTACACACCGAGCAACCCGCAGACTCAACCCACAACACCACAGGTCACGGCAATGCCCCCGAGCACGGAAACGACCCACCTCACCATTCCCATCCAAACGCCCGGGAACACCACCATCACAAAAAGTCACCTACACAACCACCGTCTTGACACCACACCCCACGCCCTAA
- a CDS encoding TetR/AcrR family transcriptional regulator has translation MAEMSTFGDRRTALADAVIRIASTRGLEQASVREVANEAGVAIGTVQHYFSTKDEMLSFAFTRIVDRTMERVTAVEPEPDVRVRLSRILRELLPLDDVRRAEATVYLAFSARAATSPALAEVQAETLKQIRGGFTKIFSDAGAPDPETDALLVLGMVDGLGLGAVSAPGETDKRALEKALETYLDRRFPTNQP, from the coding sequence ATGGCTGAGATGTCAACGTTCGGAGACCGGCGCACCGCGCTGGCCGATGCCGTCATCCGCATCGCCTCCACCCGCGGCCTCGAACAGGCGAGTGTCCGCGAAGTGGCCAACGAGGCTGGCGTCGCCATCGGCACAGTGCAGCACTATTTCTCCACCAAGGACGAAATGCTGTCGTTCGCCTTCACCCGCATCGTCGACCGGACGATGGAACGGGTGACGGCCGTCGAGCCGGAACCCGACGTGCGGGTCCGGCTCTCCAGGATCCTGCGCGAGCTGCTGCCGCTGGATGACGTCCGCCGCGCCGAGGCGACCGTCTACCTGGCGTTCTCGGCCCGCGCGGCGACCTCACCCGCGCTCGCCGAAGTCCAGGCCGAGACGCTCAAACAGATCCGTGGCGGCTTCACCAAGATCTTCTCCGACGCGGGCGCGCCCGATCCGGAGACCGACGCGCTCCTCGTGCTCGGCATGGTCGACGGCCTCGGCCTCGGCGCCGTCAGCGCGCCGGGCGAGACCGACAAACGGGCGCTCGAAAAAGCGCTCGAGACCTACCTGGACCGGAGATTCCCCACTAACCAGCCGTGA
- a CDS encoding acyl-CoA desaturase, translated as MTAVPAAEPKPLVQGQRSTLEMIVLKAFLLIPFAALVAAVPVMWGWGLGWVDLALAAVFYTLGTLGVTVGYHRYFTHGAFKAGRPLRVALAVAGGMAVQGSVIFWVASHRRHHAFADREGDPHSPWLFGTSASALIKGFWHSHMGWMFKREVTNYERFAPDLLADDDLKVVNRYFWLWTTLSLALPALLGGLLTWSLWGVVTAFFWAGLVRIAFLHHVTWSVNSICHLFGERPFASRDKAANFWPLAILSMGESWHNSHHADPTCARHGVLRGQIDVSARVIWLFEKLGWASNVRWPKPERLAAKRITAG; from the coding sequence ATGACAGCCGTGCCCGCAGCCGAGCCGAAGCCCCTGGTACAGGGGCAGCGTTCGACGCTCGAAATGATCGTGCTGAAGGCTTTCCTGCTGATCCCGTTCGCCGCGCTGGTCGCGGCCGTGCCGGTCATGTGGGGCTGGGGCCTCGGCTGGGTCGACCTGGCGCTGGCCGCGGTGTTCTACACGCTCGGGACGCTCGGCGTGACCGTCGGCTACCACCGCTACTTCACCCACGGCGCGTTCAAGGCGGGGCGCCCGCTGCGGGTGGCGCTGGCCGTCGCCGGTGGCATGGCCGTGCAGGGTTCGGTGATCTTCTGGGTCGCCAGCCACCGCCGTCACCACGCGTTCGCCGACCGGGAGGGCGACCCGCACTCGCCGTGGCTGTTCGGGACGTCCGCTTCGGCGCTTATCAAGGGCTTCTGGCACTCGCACATGGGCTGGATGTTCAAGCGCGAGGTGACGAACTACGAGCGTTTCGCGCCGGACCTGCTGGCCGATGATGACCTCAAGGTCGTCAACCGCTACTTCTGGCTGTGGACCACGCTGAGCCTGGCGCTGCCCGCGCTGCTCGGCGGCCTGCTGACCTGGTCGCTGTGGGGTGTGGTGACCGCGTTCTTCTGGGCTGGACTGGTGCGCATCGCGTTCCTGCACCACGTGACCTGGTCGGTCAACTCGATCTGTCACCTGTTCGGCGAGCGCCCGTTCGCCAGCCGTGACAAGGCGGCGAACTTCTGGCCGCTGGCGATCCTGTCGATGGGCGAGTCGTGGCACAACTCGCATCACGCCGACCCGACCTGCGCCCGCCACGGCGTGCTGCGCGGTCAGATCGACGTGTCCGCGCGGGTGATCTGGCTGTTCGAGAAGCTCGGGTGGGCGAGCAACGTGCGCTGGCCCAAGCCCGAGCGTCTCGCGGCGAAGCGGATCACGGCTGGTTAG